TTTAGTAATTATGTTTATGTTGCTTGTgcaatcaatgatttttattactGTTCACAGATTTACAGGAACCATATGCCGTTGCGGTCCTACTGCAAAATGATTTAGTATTGATAGATTTGTTAACAACTGGTTATCCAACGTTTGAATCGCCTTATTCTATGGATATACACGAGTCGCCAGTTACTTGTTGTACATATTTAGCGGATTGTCCATCTGATTTAGTTCCAGCCTTTTATTCAGTAGGAAGAAGTGCATCGAACCGTCGATCAGGGTATTCGGAAAGAGAGTGGCCCATCAACGGAGGAGAATGGCAACCAACGTCCTGTAGTTATTCGGAAATAGTGCTGACTGGCCACCAGGACGGGTCTATCAAGTTTTGGGACTCAAGTGCTGGAACGTTACAAGTGCTTTATAAATTAAAAACGTctaaaatattcgaaaaatctAGAGTGAGATCGATGGACGTCAGCGACGACGATCCGTTATCCATATCGGCGATAGCATTATGTGCCGAGTCGAGGTAAGCATCAAAAGACAACGATTATCTGTAAAAGTTGAATGTTTGAATAGGCACAAAGAAACGTGTGAACAAAAGAAGAaactaagagaaactatttttgagCGTTTGGTGTAACATTGAGCGTTTGGTGTAACATTGAGCGTTATAGCTCTTAATGCATACACTAAGAATATAAGAAATACAAATAGTAAATAACGTGAAAGTCTCGCTTTCATAATCAACTTTAAGGACTATGTATCTAGTTGGTAGCGGTATTTTGAATATTACCGAATATTATCACCATATATGCTAAATAAAAATCATGGAGCACTTATGATGTTCATTGCATTTTACAGAGAGAATGTATCTTATTCAGAAATATGACAAGTAACATAACACTGAGATTTATTTCATAGTACAGCAAAAAAGCGCTCAATTCTaatatccggtagaaatcaagatcAACACTTATTTGAAAGTATTATTTTCTTGGGCCCCGAGCGGACAGCTAATATGTGAacagtgcgctgtgttcataaaaatcgtaagaatgcagcgccacactaaaaacagatttcaaaatgcggcgagtGGAGGCGCGTCGCGaatctcactggcgcgatccggtttggtggcggtgcgacaatatttgGTAGTGTGCTAAGGCTACATGCTCATGAGAGCGAGCCATTTGGTATAACGCTGTTTAACATAATAACCATTTGATATATCGGTAAATTGGCATAATGACCATTTATGACAACCAGAATTATTataaggggacggacctggtgtagtggttagaacacacgcttctcacgccgaggacctgggatcgaatcccatccctgagatagtcactaaaaattttcagtggcgacttccttcggaagggaagtaaagccgttgggcccgagatgaactagcccagggctaaaaatctcggtaataaagatagaaaaaaaaaacagaattatATCCATAACCATATATCCcttaaaaaactgtttttgatgaGCAAGGTTCCAaattctcactcactcatttATAATGGATTTCTCCCTCACAACAATTATCAGCAAAAATCTGCCTTGCGAAATTATCCGTCAACAAAACAGAgtgaaaatagataattgcacacttccacagctgtgagaagtttatATTCTCTTTCTCctatccatggagaacttttcctgtatccatcgccacaagcagcagttgcttttatgcaccaaatagCCACTGATTTCGTCAAGTTGATGTGGtggcatggttagcgtgcacacatcacggttgtttttagcaatgttctgaTTTCGGATCCCGTCGCCGGCatcagtttttgtttatccacatagtgataattctctgGAGAAGTtagtgagcgaaaatatgatgggtTGAAAAAGAAATTATCCCCTGAGTGGAATGATTTTCACTTATCCTCCATCGTGACTCTAGGGAAAATAAGTGtgagcgaaaaaaaatgttcaagtgaggaagcgaaaaagcaTTCTCCCTCTGTGggaaaaatagtagatttcgcattattgatacgaaaattcagaaatgtTGATGAGAAAATGTTATGCCTAATGACCATTATACTAAAaaaccgttatgccaaatggtgtCATGTCATATGACTTTCTGCCAAATGACTATACCAAATGATCTAGACCCATGCTCGCTGCTCGTGGCGCTCGTatcgcttttgttcgagtttgacgtttgcgcaCTACCGTCATCTGTTTTCCACACTTAACAAATTCCAAACGTCATTTTTACGTGcaaacatacgtgatttttttccatcgcattTTTCACCGTGTGATTCACGGTTACGTGAATCATAGGTAGATAcctagcccagaatgaacgcatgaacttttgaatttCGTCTATTCCACCGGCGCTACACGTAAGAGCttcgtggattttccggtagcctttacgaagcgtttcaataggacctagatggtttccATTAAATTTTACTGCAATAAAGACCGACCTTATTTCTTATaggatttggaagaaaactatttcccgattaaaaaatttaaacgaaCTTAAAATATTGTGACATTTATTatattcaatctgagcatttgaaATCCAGTTTCCCAaattttgtgagtttggtcGGTTTTGTTTTAGCCTTCGCGTGTTATAATTGGTAAAGATTATAAATCAGGCACACAATATGAAGTAattgcagggattcttcggtattcaaagcatatttaccatGAAATCAATCTTATACAACACCGAATATACGTACagtatgcagatgtcaaaattaATTTGGGTGCATGACAATGACTACTTTTAACATTGGGCGTTAATGTTCGCGGTATCTACTAAggtttaaattgataattgtaCTAACTGTCATGCCGGTTTGGCTGTGTGTAGcctctaattttcaagagcacaaatatagagaaccagacaactgatcgtgctgaaaatttaactcactggtatctagatttgtgcttttgaaaattcgaggtttggattcgatgcatcttcaccttaagcacagagaaacagacgtaccacttagaacaaatcgcgatcaaaatcatagtcgcgaaaacttgtacgcccaatgctaaaaacgcTGTAGGTGGACGATggtccaacaggtggcggtagtgtgtaaacgtcaaacacgaacaaaaacgacgcgaacgctgcgggtggtcgattgaccacctaccatatattcgaatcgaccgttaaaaagttggtcgatggacagcattgagagtgtgacgtctgtatGTCTGTGCCTTAAGATTGGTCAATTTGGTGCTAAAATACATTATCAAatttcaatgtcaaaattggagtatatttattcaaattgatttttgcacGTTACAAAAACGATACGATATttccataaatgggtaacaagaTGGTATAAAACTAATAATATTTATTAGAATTTCGATTTTACCCCTACgcaatttttttaacttttattgcGAGATTTACAAAGggttcatgcacaaattatgtcacgctccaagggggtgGGGTGTGGTCAagccaagtgtgacaagccttacacaaTTTTCGTAGgactcttacaaaaaacgtgacaaagggggggagggaatcgaaaaagttgaaatttagcgtgacataatttgtgtaccatcccaaaaaCCATTAatccatttttttaaaatattataaaaaaagctGGAGGATTTTGTAGAAGTTTGCACATATGACCAATTACATAAAATTGACGAAACGAATATAAAATTAGTGCAACCGAGTTCAAGTTCAAAAGAGAACGGTATTTTATCCTATTTATTTAAttactttttttatatctttacAGGAAACTGTGTATAGCCACGAATAGTGGGCACGTAGcgttatttaaatttaaaagagCGGAAAGCACTGGAGATATTGCCGTATGCATAGCCTAATCTGCTTTGATAAATTTCAAACTCTGATCATTTTTCGCCTGTTTCAGGTGCTCGAAATTCCTATTTCTTATGAAAACGCGGTGGATAACGATGGCAGTCCCGAGTGTGAATTTATTCCAAAGACACTGCCAAAGCAAACCGATTCTGTAGAATGCGAAAAGAAGGTAAATTTATGATTGCTCCCTGTATGCACATTACACACTGTGCACAGTTATGAACATAACAATGGACACATCTGCGCAAAAATATGACTCAataaaatgtatgttttttgtattgttcaaatgtttttgacaatttttaattttattattgtttttattaactTCCTGAACAAAATATGTACCGACaaagtcgtaaatttatccaacGAAACTTATAATTAGTACGAGTGCtctaaaaatcgagttttgcatcGAGCTTcgcaatagtagtttacgcaataAGTTGCagtatgatgatttttacaccacgagtcgtacatttgtcgtacgagtgctgtaaaaatcgagttttacaacgagttacgtacaacattttttgcaaataaataattactattttcaatttcgaaaaaaaagtaaCTTAAACGGTCACGTTATGAACAAGTGTCGCGTATTAGTAGTTTACGAGTCGTACATTATatataattacgacgagtgctgtaaaaatcgagttttgcaatttcgttgaaGACCACTTGACGGTATCAGATATCATATTGTGGTGCGTTCATCATTATCTTGcaagttttgaaaattgttgtgtaatgattcataaccttactcaaaacagttgcgtaaaagaaaagcgttgcgtaatgactataaCGGCTCTGCACAcctcagtgcaggaaagtaggccgttacatgacagattggcgtgaaaagagtttttttttttcaatttctaatCATAATagactgtttttcatcacgctaatctgtcatggaacagcctactttcctgcactgaagtatgcagtgtggCAATAGTCATTATGCAACTgcaaccagtgctgtaatgattcattacgcaacgctttctcactacgcaactgttttgagttgcgtaatgaatcattacatcaTTACAttatcattcaaaaatttcaaaataatggtgaatgcagtCCGATATattttctgataccctcaagtagtcttctacgaaatttcaaaaaatgttgtacgtgacacgttgcagaactcgatttttacagcactcgtagtaattatcctactcggcaagcctcgtaggataaatttacgactcgtgctgtaaaaatcatcattctgcaacttgttccgtaaactactattacgcaACTAGTTTCAGCTGAGCAATGAACTCTTGCtgtaaaaactactattttgcaacttgttgcgtaaactcaaaacagtttagtAATGAGTCTTTACGTTCAGACGGTCAACACAAGTCGAGTCTAGACTAGTACTAGTACGAATACGGACTTGTATTTGAGGTCGTAACACACATGTCTGGCTACAAAGATCTAGTTGGAATTAAA
The genomic region above belongs to Aedes aegypti strain LVP_AGWG unplaced genomic scaffold, AaegL5.0 Primary Assembly AGWG_AaegL5_hic_scaff_2100_PBJ_arrow, whole genome shotgun sequence and contains:
- the LOC110680932 gene encoding syntaxin-binding protein 5-like isoform X2, whose product is MRGKCAELRWISQEPLLSCSWHHEGKHFITSHSDGSLCTWPLKLSPKPLVHGFPHAKTNKDGKIEACNAIQKVEVKTNRLGEQFTIFSGGLPTEKCSSKSHCITVLVQGKSTTVLEMEHPVIDFITICESPWSSDLQEPYAVAVLLQNDLVLIDLLTTGYPTFESPYSMDIHESPVTCCTYLADCPSDLVPAFYSVGRSASNRRSGYSEREWPINGGEWQPTSCSYSEIVLTGHQDGSIKFWDSSAGTLQVLYKLKTSKIFEKSRVRSMDVSDDDPLSISAIALCAESRKLCIATNSGHVALFKFKRAESTGDIAVLEIPISYENAVDNDGSPECEFIPKTLPKQTDSVECEKKYNGMLKVKSGPQRKPPGFQAQLVCITPWTHGTHPGQITALTINSSYGL